The following nucleotide sequence is from Triticum urartu cultivar G1812 unplaced genomic scaffold, Tu2.1 TuUngrouped_contig_2878, whole genome shotgun sequence.
ATTTGTACTTATGAGAACTTAATTGGTTAGATTTCTTGTGAAGGAACCACTTTCCCGGATTCAAATCTTAGACTTGATGCTAGTGGTCATTTTGTCATGATTTATCCTATACTTTCAGGCCATGCTCTTCAATGGGAGCCAATGTTTCTATTAACCACGAGGCCTTGGCACCATAGGTGACCTTGAACGGCATTGTTTAAAAGGTGTACAAATATGTCGCACAAGCACACAAGTAGTGGAGGTTAAAACTGAAATTCACtctattttctttaacaatttttGAGAACCTTGAGGCTGCTTGCAACGGCATGCACGCACAAGCACAACTCCAAAGGGCTAACACATTTCATTCGCCAGCGTCCGTTTTGATCCATGCGGACCAGAAACACGGCCCAATGCACCAACACAAATGGATGGATGCTCGTTTTCATGTCCACTTCGACCTATTTCCAGCACAAATttggtctggttttggatccgcGCGAAAACACTCCTCGGACACCCGCAACGTCCTCCTCTTGTCCTCCACTGACCCGCTTGTTGGTGGCACACATGCCATTCCAACCCCCTCCCAAAATGAGCTTGGGCTCCCCAGCCTCGTCGTCGTAGCCGCCACCACCCAGCTTCCGGCCTCTTCGCCACCTCCGGCACCCCACCCATTCGGCACCGCATCCACCGTCGACGTTGGCTCCACTTTTTGCCGCAGATGGTGTAGCTCGCGGACCGTACCCTACCAAGGGGCGTCGCCGCCCTTCCgcacaccaccaccacctccacggTTGGAGGCATAGATTGTATGTACTAAGAATGGAAGAATTctccatttgcttggcaggggcAATATAAGGGACATGTCGATGGTTGCACGGCTATACTTGAAGTTTTGGCATCATAAGATCTCTTGATTTGGCACCCCTTTTTTGACATGGTAGGttctcacaatgacatcaacgtgcttcAGTGCTCTCCGGTGTTCTCGAGGCTTTCGGAAAGCAACGACCCATAGGTCAAGTATAACATCACTTGCCACCAACACAATAAGGGATACTACCTAGCTGAACCCCAAGGAGAGAGGAGGGCTAGGTTTGCCGAAGAACAAGAGAGTGCTAGGAAAAGAGTGCACAACATGATCGTAGAGGATAAGCGTGATGACAATATTTTTTTAGGATGGATTACCATAGTGAAAACGTTGAGGCTGAGAGTAGAGTGGCAACGTTTGTACAGTTCATCCAATTTAATCTTAAAATACGTGATCGTGTAACTCATAGTCAATTTCAAAATGATTTGATTGAGCATAAGTGGACTCCTCTTTTTCCTTCCTACAATTTTCAGGCCACGCGTCACCTCTTTCGACGGCCAGTGGTCACCGTCTCGTCACCGGCCATATATGGACAAAAGTTGAGACGAAAACGTAATTCTCAGATGTGTATGTATACCGTCTTCGTGCCCGGCTGCGCACGGCGTTGCTGAGCTTCTCAGACGCTCTTCCAGCGCCGTATATGGACAACGTCGGCCGTCCGGCCTGCCGGACAAGAGCGTCGCCAACGTACACGTACCCAGCCCCAGCCGCAAAACCACACAAATGCATGCATGGCAAAGATGAACAGAAAACGAAATAAGTTCCTCTTCGCCGCCCGTGCGCGCGACACGTCGCCGacccgccgtcgccgtcgcggGCGCGCGCTCCGGCATGCGCGTTGCTAGCTACAGTAGCCGGCAGGGGCCGCATTAACTCCACGTTGAACGCTGGCCCGACGCGACCGGGACATGCATGGCGCCATCACGCCCGCCTTTTCCCGGAAAGCTGCGTCGGCGAGCGCGCGGCACCGTGCGTGCATGGGAGGCCGGAGAGCGAGCTATGGCCCCTAGACCCGTACACTTGTGCGACCCGTCTTGTCGCGGAGGCCGCGACGACGGCGACGCCACCGTCCGCTTCTAGCTCTGCCGTGTGGCCCATGGCATAGAGCTGGTCTCTCGCGAGTATAAATACGCCCCGCCATGAGCCCTGGGGTGGCCACACGCAACGCCAAGGCCTACGCACTGATACTCTACGGCGTGATCGATCGACGTCATGGCGAAGGTGCAGGTGAGGGCGAGGATCGTAACGGAGGTGGCGCCGCCGCAGCTCGTGTCGGTCGTGCGGCGGAGGAAGGTGCCGAGGAGCCTCGACACGATCGTCGAGGACGACAGGGAGCTGCAGCAGCTGGCCTACGGcgaccatcatcatcatcatcatcatcatcatcaggctACTGCCTCCGCGGCGTCGATGAAGAGGGCGTTGCCGGCCGGCGCGCGCACTGGCGGTGCCGGGTTCATGAGGGAGCTCAGCAGCTGCTTCTCCGGCAACGGCGTCCACGGCCAGGCGGGCGGTGGCGGCTGGGAGAGCACGCGCAGCAAAGGGCACGGCCGACGAGCCGTGTTTGCTCACCGGACGCATGCAAATTAAGCAAACGAACAAGGCTTGCTGCTGAACTTGGGCGTCCACATCCATGTCTGTTACTAGCTCGATCAATCTCATTAGTGTGCCCTTGTCCCGTTCCGAAGACTAATAGTAGTACTAGTATGCTAGCATGCGTAGCTAAGCTTTGATGTGACTATGGATTTTTGATGATGTTTATTTAGTGAGAGGAGACCCGTCGATTATGAGACGTGTGCAATAACTTCGTCAATCTAAAGAAATATTGTGTTGGCGCAATATTTCAAAGGTGCTCGTAGGATAGAACGTTCATTTGTGTATTGTATGGATGAGTGTATGCGTATACGCAAGCACCTACATTTGCTCTGTATTAAAAAAAATAGTGGATTCGGCATTTTCTATAAACTATCGTATGAGGGATGCAAGAGTATATAAGTATCTCTCTTTGAATGAAAATAAGGTTCTGTCGTCCTCGCCATTCATCCAACCTTacttcttctttctctttttgttttgattttttgtCATATCTCTAACTTTTTTTCATTAGTTTTCCCTGAAAATCGACTTAATTGTCCTCCATTTAATGGCTTATCAAATAAAACTAATATTCTCTTTGACAAGCAAATAAGGCCTTGCCAAATACAATAAAATTCTATTTTTTACTTGGGCAGGTAAATCACCAGAAATTTTCATTTAACAATTGCTTA
It contains:
- the LOC125527092 gene encoding POU domain, class 4, transcription factor 1-like, producing the protein MAKVQVRARIVTEVAPPQLVSVVRRRKVPRSLDTIVEDDRELQQLAYGDHHHHHHHHHQATASAASMKRALPAGARTGGAGFMRELSSCFSGNGVHGQAGGGGWESTRSKGHGRRAVFAHRTHAN